The genomic window CGATCACCGCCTGGTACGGAACGAAGATGCCCGCGATGAACAGCGCCAGCACGGCGATCTGCCCGCGCCAGTCGACGAGCGTCAGCCCGTAGGCGGCCATGCTGCCGAGGATCGCACACAGGATCGTCGACGGGATCGTGAACAGCACGCTGTTGACCATCCCGGGCGCGAGGAAATCGAACGCGACCTGCCACTTCTCGAACGTGATCCCGCTCGAGGAGAGGGGCGGCAGGAACGGGAAGGTCTCTTGGAGCGCGGTCGGCGTTTTGATCGACGTCACGAGTCCGGACTCGATCGGGATCAGGTAGAACCCGACCAGACCGATCAGCGTCGCGTACAGTCCGACGTGGCCGATCGAAATTCCGCCGGTCTCGTGCTCCGTCGCCGCCGCCTCCTCGGTGGTAACTGTTTCCTCGCTCATAGGTTCCCTCGCTTGTACTGATTATACAGGTACGGCGCGATGACTGCCAGCGACACGACGAACAACACGATCGCGATCGAGGACCCGTACGCCCACTCGGATCGGCCGAACGACTCGCGGACCATCTTGGTCGCCAGGATGTCGGCCCCGCGACGAGGTCGATAGCCGTCGAAGGTCGCGTACAGGAAGTCGAAGGCCTTCAGCGCGAACAGCACTAACACGACGGACGCGCTGACCGTCGCCGGCCGTAACTGCGGAATGATCACGCGCCAATACATTCGAAGCGTGCTCGCCCCGTCGACTCGCGCGGCCTCGTACTGGTCGTTCGGGATCGACCGGAGCGCGGCGAGGTAAATGATCATCGTGTACCCGCTGAACTGCCAGACGAGCGCGAAGATCACCGCCCCCAACACGAGGCGGGGACTACCCAGCCAGTTGTATGGCCCGAGGCCGAAGAGCCCGATGAACTGGTTGACGATACCGTTGTTCACGTTGTACATCCACCGCCAGAACTGGGCCGTGACGATGAACGAGAGGGCGAACGGCAGGAGGTAGACCGTCCGAAACGACCTGCTGAATCGGATCTCGCGATCGAGCAGCAGCGCTAGAAGCAGGCCGACGATCAGACAGACGACCGTGAATCCGATGAGGAGGACGAACGTGTTCCGCGTCGCCGCCCACATCCCCGGATCGTCCAGCATCGCCCGGTAGTTGTGCAGACCGAGGTTGCTGTAGTCGGGGTCTCCGAACCCGGAGTACTCCGTCAGCGAGAGCAGGAGGTTCCAGCCGATCGCGGCGTAGACGAAAAAGCCCATCAGCAGGAACGGCGGCAGCCAGAACGGCGACGACTGCACGATGTCGCTATCGAGCCAGCGTCGGAGCGTCGAGCGTTCCTCGGTGGTCCCCCCGTCCGTCCTGACGCGTCGCTCGCCGCCCTCGCTTCGTTTACGCCGGACGCTACGCAGTAACGCTAAAAAACGTTTCATAGTCTTGGAACGAATTAGACGGCGTCCATGAACCCGCTCGTCGCACCGTCGACGTCGTAGGGGTCCGCGAAGTTATTGTTGAGGGCCTCCTCGAGGTCGTCCTGGGTGCTCGTGTCTACGGCGAGGCCGTGTGCGAGCGTCGGCGGCTTCTCCGAGGCGTTGTCGAAGTCTTCGATCGTGTCCGTGAGATAGGTGTTGAACGCGTCGGTGGACACGTCCGTCAGCGTCGGGATCGACCCCTTGTACTGGTTGAACGCGACCTGCGCTTGTTCGGACCCGACGAACTGCAGCCAGGTCGCGGTGTCGTCGGGCGTCGGATTGTCGGCCGGGTAGATGAACGAGTCGATGTGGAGGGTGTAGTAGTCCTCCGTCCCGGGGTATCGGATCGCGTCCCAGTCGGTACCGTACTCGAGGTCCTGATCGCTCGAGATGTACGCGCCGGCGGCCCAGTTGCCCTGGTGGATGAACGCGGCGTCGCCGCTCATGATGTCCTGGTTGACCTCGGTAAAGTCGACGGAGGCCGCGTCGGAGTTGATGTAGCCGAGGATCTCCTCGAGTTTCTCGAAGGTGTCGCGGACGGCGCTCTCGTCGCCGTTACCCTCGATGAAGTTCATGTAGGCCTCGTAACCGTGCTCGCCGAGCATCGTCTGGGCCCACGTCTGGAGGATACACCACGGCGCGAGCGAGAACGCGAACGGCGTCGCGTCGGTCTCCGACTCCACGGCGTCCAGCGCGTCGATCAGCGCGTCGGCGCTGTCGATCGAGCTCGGATCGACGCCGGCGCTCTCGAGGACCCCGACGTTGTAAAAGAGGTCGTTCAGGCGGTGGGAGCCGAGCGGGACCGCCGAGAAGCCGTCGTTGTGCTGGCAGAGTTCGACCGCTTCCTCGACGTGAGCGTCCTTCAGCCCGGCCTCGTCCCAGACCTCCGACTCGATGTCACCGACGGCGTCCCCGTACTGCTCTAAGTTCGCGCCCGGCCAGCCGGCGAACGAACTCGGCGGGTCACCGCCCTGAAGGCGGTTGGCGACCGTCTGGTCGAGCGTCGTGTTCCCACCGCCACCGATCGGGTTCTCGTTGTAGTCGACGTCCGAGTGCTCCTCCTCGAACGCCGAGAAGAGCGCATCGGCAGCCTCGGCGCCGTCGCCGCCGGTCCAGCCGTGCAGGACCTCGAGCGTGTCGCCGCCACCGCCGCCGGTACAGCCCGCGAGAGCCGCGAGACTCGCGGTCCCTGCTATCCCTGCACCCTTCAGCATCGTCCTCCGTGGTATCTTGTTACCATCGGACACTCTGAATCACACACAATTAATAGTCCGAGGACCACTTAATAGTTTCCATAATTAATTACATTCTGAGTGAATCCGCTGAACGGGTGGACCGAGGCCGCTCCCGCCAGGAATTCCGCGATACCATGAGGTAATACGATCGCGTCATACCCCGGAATTAGACCGGTGGATTTTACGCACCCGCCCGTCAACCCTCCGCACATGAGTGAGGACTACAGAGTCGAACGGGACAGTCTCGGCGAGATGCAGGTACCCGCGGACGCCTACTGGGGCGCTCAGACCCAGCGGGCGATTCAGAACTTCCCCATCTCGGGAATCTCGTTCAGCCGTCGGTTCATCCGGGGGCTCGGCGTCGTCAAGAAGGCCGCCGCGCAGGCCAACCGCGATCTGGATCTGATCGACGACGACGTCGCCAAGGCGATCGTCGAGGCCGCCGACGAGGTCATCGAGGGCCAGCACGACGACCAGTTCCCGGTCGACGTCTTCCAGACCGGCTCCGGCACGTCCTCGAACATGAACGCCAACGAGGTCATCGCCAACCGCGCCGCCGAGATCATGGGCTCGGAGATCGGCGACCGCGTCGTCCACCCCAACGACCACGTCAACTACGGCCAGTCGTCCAACGACGTCATCCCGACCGCGATGCACGTCGCCTCCCTCGAGGCCGTCGAGAAGGACGTCATCCCCGCCCTCGACACGCTCCGCGAGGCCCTCGAGGCAAAGGAGGAGGAGTTCGACGACGTCGTCAAGACCGGCCGCACGCACCTCCAGGACGCGACGCCGGTCACGCTGGGCCAGGAGTTCTCCGGCTACCGCACGCAGGTCGAGAAGGGCCTCGCGCGCGTAGACAAAGTCCGCGAACACCTCGCCGAACTCGCGCTGGGCGGCACCGCGACCGGGACGGGCCTGAACACCCACGAGGAGTTCCCCGCCCGCGCCGCGGAGTACATCACGAAGGAGACCGGCGTCCAGTTCCGCGAGGCCGACAACCACTTCGAGGCCCAGGCCGCCCACGACGCGATGAGCGAGGCCCACGGCGCCCTGCGCGTCGTCGCCGGTTCGCTGAACAAGATCGCCAACGACCTCCGACTGCTCGCCTCCGGTCCGCGTAACGGGCTCGGCGAGATCGAACAGCCCGAGAACCAGCCCGGCTCCTCGATCATGCCCGGCAAGATCAACCCCGTCGTCGCCGAGGCCGTCAACCAGGTCCACAAGCAGGTCGTCGGCAACGACGCCGCCGTCTCCGCCGGCGCCGCCGAGGGCCAGATCGATCTCAACCTCTACAAGCCCGTGCTGGCCCACAACTTCCTCGAGTCCGCCGAACTCATCTCCAACGCGAGCCAGGTGTTCGCCGAGCGCTTCGTCGCGGAACTCGAGGCCAACGAGGCGTACTGCGAGGACCGCGTCGAGCAGTCGATGGCGATGGCCACCTCGCTGAACGTCCACATCGGTTACGACAAGGCCAGCGAGGTCGCCAAGACCGCGCTCAAGGAGGACAAGACCGTTCGCGAGGTCGTCCTCGAGAAGGGCTACTTAGACGAGGAAGAGGCCGACGAGGTGCTCGACCCCCGGAAGATGACCGAGCGCGGTATCCTCGGCCAGGACGACTGAGACGGATCGACTCGCACTTTTCGGTCGGATCGTCCTCTCCCGGTTCGCTCAGGCCCGAGCGATCAGTACCGACGTCTCGACGGATCGAACGACGCGGTCGGTCGTGCTCCCGAGGAGGCGTTCTTTCACTCCCGACTGGCCGCTCGCACCCATGACCACGAGATCGATCCCGTTTTCGGCACTGTACGTCGCGATCGTTTCGTGGGGATCTCCTTCGCGAGTGAGCCGCTCGTGACTCACTCCCGCCCGTTCGGCCCGACTCGCGGCCTCGTCGAGCGCCGACTCGGCTTGGTCCTCGAGCGTCTCCGTCAGCTGGGGCGCGATGCTCCCGGACGCGGCGGCGGACATCTCCGTGCCCACGTCGATGACGTGGAGGAAGTGAACCGTCGCCGCGTCTCCGTCGGCGATCGCGACGGCCTGCTCGACCGCCGCCGCGCTCGAGTCGCTCCCGTCGGTCGGCACCAGAATATCGTCGTACACGGCTGTCGGGTCCACGGCCGCGGTAAAAAAGCGAAAGCGCGCAGTCGCGTGGTGGCGGGAGCCGTCTGCAGTCGCTCGGCGGCTGATCAGCGATCGACCGGCTCGAGCTCCGCCTGATCGAGCGGGTCCTCGATGTCGCCCATCACCGCCTCGAGCAGGTCGGTCACAGTGACGAGGCCGACGACGTCGCCGTCCTCGATCACCAGCGCGAGCTCCTGATTCTCCGCCTGGAACTGGTCGACCGCGTCGCTGACGTCCGCGTCGGGCGAGAGCGTCATCGGCGGTGCCGCGAGTTCCTCGAAGTCGATACCGTCCTCAGCCAGTTCCTTCCGGTGACGGACGAAGATCGGCGTGTAAACGATTCCACGGAAGTCGGTCACCTCCTCGCCGACCAGCGGATATCGGGTCTGCGGCCGCTCCTCCATCTTCCGGAAGTTCTCCTCGATGGTGTCTTCGGTCGATAGGGTGACGATTTCCTCAGGCGGCACCATCAGCTCGCTGATGGACTGCTCGCCGATCTGGAACGCGTTCATCACCTCTTCGCGGCGTTCCTCGGGGAGATCGCCCTCCTCGAGGACCGAACCCAGGCGGTTCCGGAGGTCCGCGCGGGACTCGATAACGTCCTCCTCGGTCTCGAGCCACGCGCCGGTCATCTCGATCCCGAAGAGCTTCAGCGTCAGTTTTGCGATGCCGTCGCCGAGCGTGATGACCGGGGAAATCAGCCAGTGGAACCAGTACAGCGGCGCGGCACCGTACCGACAGACCATCCGCGAGCGTTCGACGCCCAGATACGTCGGCGTCTGTTCGCCGTGCGTCAAATGCACGAGGTTGATGATCAGGAAGGCGATGATCGCTCCGCTCCCGATCGAGGCCAGCACCGTGTTCTCGAACAGCGGCTCGAAGATGGCCGCCAGCGCGGGTTCGGCGACGATTCCGACGGCGATGCTCGAGGCCGTGATCCCCACCTGACACGTCGTCAGGTAGAGTTCGAGATCGTCGGTCATCTCCCACGCCCGCTCCAGTTTGGGGTTGCCGCCGACGAACTCCTCCTCCGTGAACTGTCGCGCGCGGGTCAGCGCGAACTCGATAGCGACGAAGAAGGCGTTCGCCAGAATGAGTAAGACGCCTGCGAGCAGCCGTCCACCGATAACGAGCGAGTTCATCACTTCGACGTTGTCTCTCCACACACAAATCGCTCGGGGAAATTATGGCCGAGCGAAATCAGAACCAGCGATCGAATTAACAGTGACATGACGGTATTCCAGTAGCCGCGTTTACAGGGAACGCTGTTCGGTCGATCTACCAACCGACGGAATACTCGAGGCCGAGTAATCGCCCCGTTCGGTCTGTCTTTTTTCCATATAATTCGCCATCAAATCGGGGTATTGAAGCCGTATCAGGCCGATATCTGGCGGAATAAAAAACCCAAGCAGTTTTGGCGGATGCTCGCGTCTGACGAAATATGCACACCTGTCGCAACTGCAACCAGTCGTTCCAGACCGAGCTCGCCCTCGAACTCCACCGGGATACGTGCCGAAAGGGACAGCTCTTCTGTCAGGTATGTGGCGAACGATTCCAGGAGGGCGACGCCACGCAGGACGGCTGGCACTACGAGTGTCCGAACGAGGACTGTGACGGCGACGGACTCACGGACGACCTGTATCGGGTCGAAGACGTCCGAGCGACGACGACGCACTGACACCGGGCGGCGAGCTCGGTCCGACCCTCGTTTTCCGACTGGAACCGGCTGCGACACGCCCCGTTCGATCGATCGGTGTGTCCCGTGTGCGCACGGACCGACCGAAATCGGTTGGCGAGGCCTACTTCGAACTCACCGTCGCGGCCTCGAGGTCGCGAACGGTCTCGGAATCGCGTTCGGTGATCGACCCCGAGGTCCCGGCTGCCACCGCGGTCGGGGAGGGTCACGAGATGAGGAATCCGTCCCTCTCGTCGGCGCACTTCTCGTCGTAGCCGGGATCGACGACGATCTCCCCGCGATGTCATTCGTCCGCGCCGTGATGACGAATCCCTCGATCTCCTCCTCGGGACGGTCGACGAGCGCATCCCGGAGGTCGGTGAGCAACTCGAGGGTGCGGCGTCGGGGTTGTCCGGTCGATTCGATCAGATAGTGGCGATCCCAGCGGTAATATCGACGTCGACGAGTAGTGACGAAGCCGTGTGCAATCACCTGCATTGGTGCCGAAAACAGTGGGTGAAACGAGTGCCCGTCCTCACGCGTACGCCACCATTTCGATATAGCAGTATAGGATATACGTGTCGCGCCACCGTCGCCCGATGTGCCCAATTTGGAATGGTAACACGTATCAAAGAATTCAGCTGTCCGTCGAATACGGGATGAAGCAACGCGAAGTAGTGCCAACTGCACCTCACGGATCACTGCCAGCCATCATAGCGATCGGACCGTCGGTCACCTGACGAGTCCACTGAAAGCGAAGCCGGTGAGCGAACGGTTGTCGAGCAGTAGTTCCTCGGAGGTATCCGCTCCGTGTCTCCCGATGGGTGTCGAGACGTCGGGCGAACTCGCAACCGATCGGTCGCACTCTCATCAGGCCCAGTGTCGACGTTGTGGCCTTGCAGCCGAGAGGAACGATCTGCGACCGACCTCGAGACGACCTGCACCGGTCTGAGCGGTCGTTACTCGCGGCTCTTTCAGATCTCCCCTCTGTATCGCTCGAGACGGCTGTCGTCCCGCGAGTACAGCCGGAGATCCCGGGAGGCTAGAGACTGGCCGTGTTTCGACCGATAGCGATCCGGTTCCTCTCCACGAGGCAATCCCGACTGAGTCCACGGGTCGGCGTGGGGTTACACTGGATCGAAAACGCGATGCCTCGTCGTCCCGGCGATCGAAGCGTCCGTAGAACGGGCCCTGCCGTCGAGCTGCACCGTGAGCAGAAACGCGTCTGATGCGACTGCGAGGGCTCGTCGCTTCCTCCGAGAACGGTTCCACATTAGATCCGACTCACCGCCAGAGCCGTTTCGACACGTCCAGCCCAATACAGTGCGAGTCAGCGGGGTGGTCGGTCTGCGAGACCGACGAGGTCAGACGGCGTCTTCGACGACTGGCATCGAGGAGAGCGCGACGGCTCTCGAACCGGTCTCGAGTCGCGTCCCGTCCCGTCGCATACCGAGACAGCGGCGTGTCGTACTCCCCTCTCGAAACGCCGTTATATGGTCGCTGAGGCGATTCTTCCGAACTGTGGGGGAATTGGCCAGACGCGGCCTTCGACAGCCTACGCAGCCTCGAGAACGAGTGTGAGCGGTAGCTGAGACACCGACACCCGATGTATCGAATTGCGTTCGTACTGATCGGACGGTGTGTGCGCCGGATTCTCACCTCGTGTGGCGTGTAAACCGGTACCGTCGACGTCCCGCGAGGAAGACCGATACTTCGAACCCGTCCCCGGACCGCGAGTAATCGTGTGACAGCGCCGATCGACTCCCGACAGCCCCATCGAACCGCGCAGGTCGGCGTCGGCGATCTCTCGTGGATAGTGATCGGGTGCCAGTCCA from Haloterrigena sp. KLK7 includes these protein-coding regions:
- a CDS encoding ABC transporter substrate-binding protein, producing MLKGAGIAGTASLAALAGCTGGGGGDTLEVLHGWTGGDGAEAADALFSAFEEEHSDVDYNENPIGGGGNTTLDQTVANRLQGGDPPSSFAGWPGANLEQYGDAVGDIESEVWDEAGLKDAHVEEAVELCQHNDGFSAVPLGSHRLNDLFYNVGVLESAGVDPSSIDSADALIDALDAVESETDATPFAFSLAPWCILQTWAQTMLGEHGYEAYMNFIEGNGDESAVRDTFEKLEEILGYINSDAASVDFTEVNQDIMSGDAAFIHQGNWAAGAYISSDQDLEYGTDWDAIRYPGTEDYYTLHIDSFIYPADNPTPDDTATWLQFVGSEQAQVAFNQYKGSIPTLTDVSTDAFNTYLTDTIEDFDNASEKPPTLAHGLAVDTSTQDDLEEALNNNFADPYDVDGATSGFMDAV
- a CDS encoding sugar ABC transporter permease, whose amino-acid sequence is MKRFLALLRSVRRKRSEGGERRVRTDGGTTEERSTLRRWLDSDIVQSSPFWLPPFLLMGFFVYAAIGWNLLLSLTEYSGFGDPDYSNLGLHNYRAMLDDPGMWAATRNTFVLLIGFTVVCLIVGLLLALLLDREIRFSRSFRTVYLLPFALSFIVTAQFWRWMYNVNNGIVNQFIGLFGLGPYNWLGSPRLVLGAVIFALVWQFSGYTMIIYLAALRSIPNDQYEAARVDGASTLRMYWRVIIPQLRPATVSASVVLVLFALKAFDFLYATFDGYRPRRGADILATKMVRESFGRSEWAYGSSIAIVLFVVSLAVIAPYLYNQYKRGNL
- a CDS encoding HVO_2901 family zinc finger protein, whose protein sequence is MHTCRNCNQSFQTELALELHRDTCRKGQLFCQVCGERFQEGDATQDGWHYECPNEDCDGDGLTDDLYRVEDVRATTTH
- a CDS encoding hemolysin family protein yields the protein MNSLVIGGRLLAGVLLILANAFFVAIEFALTRARQFTEEEFVGGNPKLERAWEMTDDLELYLTTCQVGITASSIAVGIVAEPALAAIFEPLFENTVLASIGSGAIIAFLIINLVHLTHGEQTPTYLGVERSRMVCRYGAAPLYWFHWLISPVITLGDGIAKLTLKLFGIEMTGAWLETEEDVIESRADLRNRLGSVLEEGDLPEERREEVMNAFQIGEQSISELMVPPEEIVTLSTEDTIEENFRKMEERPQTRYPLVGEEVTDFRGIVYTPIFVRHRKELAEDGIDFEELAAPPMTLSPDADVSDAVDQFQAENQELALVIEDGDVVGLVTVTDLLEAVMGDIEDPLDQAELEPVDR
- a CDS encoding class II fumarate hydratase, whose protein sequence is MSEDYRVERDSLGEMQVPADAYWGAQTQRAIQNFPISGISFSRRFIRGLGVVKKAAAQANRDLDLIDDDVAKAIVEAADEVIEGQHDDQFPVDVFQTGSGTSSNMNANEVIANRAAEIMGSEIGDRVVHPNDHVNYGQSSNDVIPTAMHVASLEAVEKDVIPALDTLREALEAKEEEFDDVVKTGRTHLQDATPVTLGQEFSGYRTQVEKGLARVDKVREHLAELALGGTATGTGLNTHEEFPARAAEYITKETGVQFREADNHFEAQAAHDAMSEAHGALRVVAGSLNKIANDLRLLASGPRNGLGEIEQPENQPGSSIMPGKINPVVAEAVNQVHKQVVGNDAAVSAGAAEGQIDLNLYKPVLAHNFLESAELISNASQVFAERFVAELEANEAYCEDRVEQSMAMATSLNVHIGYDKASEVAKTALKEDKTVREVVLEKGYLDEEEADEVLDPRKMTERGILGQDD
- a CDS encoding universal stress protein, yielding MYDDILVPTDGSDSSAAAVEQAVAIADGDAATVHFLHVIDVGTEMSAAASGSIAPQLTETLEDQAESALDEAASRAERAGVSHERLTREGDPHETIATYSAENGIDLVVMGASGQSGVKERLLGSTTDRVVRSVETSVLIARA